One Kitasatospora sp. NBC_01287 DNA window includes the following coding sequences:
- a CDS encoding nicotinamide mononucleotide transporter family protein: protein MNWLNGIAFSIFGQHVLWTDMIGNLLGLGALALGWRRSIWSWPAQLLSGVVLFGAFASGHLSGLAGKQVIVVVTALWGWFQWQRGRRDTGEIQVRFASWTERALLVAGTAVATVGLALLFTHYSWMSWSPWSDAYIFTGTLAAMVAQARGWVEFWIAWIAVDVVGVPLAFNNGYAFSGLTYSIYFVLVLLGLRAWWLRGRTPRTASASTLQGATA from the coding sequence GTGAACTGGCTCAACGGCATCGCCTTCTCGATATTCGGCCAGCACGTGCTCTGGACCGACATGATCGGCAACCTGCTGGGCCTGGGCGCGCTGGCGCTCGGCTGGCGGCGCTCGATCTGGAGCTGGCCGGCCCAACTCCTCTCCGGCGTGGTGCTCTTCGGGGCCTTCGCGTCCGGCCACCTGTCCGGCCTGGCGGGCAAGCAGGTGATCGTGGTGGTCACCGCGCTCTGGGGCTGGTTCCAGTGGCAGCGCGGGCGCCGCGACACCGGTGAGATCCAGGTGCGGTTCGCCAGTTGGACCGAGCGCGCGCTGCTGGTCGCCGGCACGGCGGTGGCCACCGTGGGCCTGGCGCTGCTCTTCACCCACTACTCCTGGATGTCCTGGAGCCCGTGGTCGGACGCCTACATCTTCACCGGCACGCTGGCCGCGATGGTCGCCCAGGCGCGCGGTTGGGTGGAGTTCTGGATCGCCTGGATCGCCGTCGACGTGGTCGGCGTCCCGCTCGCCTTCAACAACGGCTACGCCTTCTCCGGCCTGACCTACAGCATCTACTTCGTGCTGGTGCTGCTCGGCCTGCGCGCCTGGTGGCTGCGCGGCCGCACGCCCCGTACCGCCTCCGCCTCGACCCTGCAGGGAGCCACGGCATGA